The Euphorbia lathyris chromosome 2, ddEupLath1.1, whole genome shotgun sequence genome includes a window with the following:
- the LOC136220775 gene encoding uncharacterized protein: protein MAGTASVVGADSSGGTIPSIEAASPVRASVSQGPASASEDLPLTRKRKISADTESSRPKKKNTSVSLTVGGTPVSASSKGKSSTPIHEPIPDISGWWTRTFGMAVSFSCKDIVSSICNVLGRLPSTSRVREQVPLPTAVEGIEKRSVEIINFAEGILRRDAERAKELEGLGTELATQKSLYDDVQGKVKVLEGALQKAVSEKEEALKSLQAKSDELRKALDDLADSKETQKKRAEEILAEDGARIYWYGERIHAAYEHGHQGLVLNRPKVPIPEKDLTEKWDKLEAEDADMDEVLLLDWKSFQESPIIGEIPTQNAKEGAPQDISQPEQEVPPSEAVIDSRVEDSLEVDLPTGGDEGVAGGEESNRGEGEEAVA, encoded by the exons atggcgggaaccgcctccgttgtaggggcggattcttctggaggaacgattccttccattgaggcggcttctcctgtaagggcctccgtttcacaaggtcccgcttctgcctccgaggatcttcctttgacgaggaagcggaagataagtgcggatacagagtcttctcgtcccaagaagaagaacacctccgtgtcccttactgttggcggtacacccgtatccgcctcatccaaaggaaagagcagtaccccaattcatgag ccaattcccgacatcagcggatggtggactaggacctttggcatggccgtgagtttttcttgcaaggacattgtctcttccatatgcaatgtcctcgggcggcttccctctacttcccgtgtgcgcgaacaagtaccgctccctaccgctgtggaggggatcgagaagcgttctgtagag attatcaatttcgctgagggcattctccgaagggatgccgagcgagccaaggagttggaaggtcttggtactgaattggcgactcagaagtcgctttatgatgatgtccaagggaaggtgaaggtcctagaaggcgcccttcagaaggctgtgagcgagaaggaggaggctcttaaatctcttcaggctaagtccgatgagctgcgaaaggccctcgatgatctagctgattccaaggagacacaaaagaagagggctgaggaaattctggctgaagacggtgcccgcatctactggtatggggagcggattcatgccgcttatgagcatggacatcagggtctcgtacttaaccgccccaaggttcccatccctgaaaaggatttaactgagaagtgggacaagctggaagccgaggatgctgatatggatgaggtactcctcttagattggaagagttttcaggaatctccaattatcggcgagatccctacccagaatgcgaaagaaggggcaccgcaggacatctctcagcctgagcaagaggtaccgccctctgaagcagttattgattcgagggttgaggattcgcttgaagtagatctgcccactggaggagatgagggagtcgctggaggcgaggaaagcaataggggtgaaggagaggaagctgtagcatag